The nucleotide window GCCTCCTAGAGGCTCTCGAACAAGTCTGGACAAGCATGGACTTTTCTTCGCGTCTTCCACTTTATTTTCGTACTTTGAACAGCATCCGAAAAACCGACACAGCGCGCTGTATACATTTGGAAAGTTTGGATCGGGGAATACAAAAAGTGACCCGAATACGTTAGATACAAGGGTCGTGTGAAAAGTATACGATCTACTAGGTATCAACTGTCTTTTTAATTCCAAGTTAAAGGACATCAAGTATTGGTTCATgatattttttggttaattttattGGAATTGGTATAAGCACGTTTGAATTCAAATGTCTTAAATTGGACTGATTGAAGTGTACTAATAAATGTTTCCACACAACCCTCGTAGATTgcttaaaattaaaaacgaaatacATAACCTAGTAACCTAAAACACAGTCTTATATTTAGGGagttttatccaaaaaaaaaagaaattggtAAACATGAAAATTTGTCGTATCTTTCCGGATAAATCTCCGAATTTTCAgcaagaaaattaatatatacactaaaaaataaatttaccgATTAATCatagataaatttaatttattgttcgttaaATTCTGCAAATCCTCATGTTTGAGTATAACTTTCGATCCGATTATTCTCGATCTAATATCGTAAGTCGTCGGTTCGTCGTACGTCATGTGTTGTCTTTGATGTCTGATATGCCTTTGATGCGGACGCGCCACCAAATCCGGCAACGTCGCCAATCGTTCTAATCGATCTTTTTCCACGAGATATTGATTTTGTTCGTGCATTTTTTTAAGGTTACAAGCGTTTATTCGCGATTTCGACTGTAACGTGTAGTTCTCCGGAAATTCCAACGTGCATATGTCTATTGTTGGTAGCATATATATGTCACTATGTAGGGCTGATGTTGAATTGCGTCCAAGTACGTTACGAACTCGGTCCAATTCGTTTGTTTGACGGACTGCATCAACGATAATGGTGGGGATGGGTTTTGGTGTggctgtaacaaaaaaaattaccatgtagaccatatttacatatataGTACAGTCTTGATTATCccaattatcaaaaaacaatcACTATTAGGACCCTCTGTACCTGACCCTAGCCATCAAACGTCAACCAATACACATTTACGAGAATTCGAACTAAAAATTGCTTAACTGGTCATCCTATTGCGACAAGGCCAGAATCAGCGAGAAGTGGTCAGTTCTAAACATCAGTAAGTCTGTTATTTCCAGTTTACCATCGATTAATTGTCAGTACATCGCTGAGTGTTAAGTTTAGTGGCTGTAACTATCTGGAGAGTCAGCATAAAAATTAAGACAACTAACCTTGAGCGATAAAAACCATCTACTGGCCTCAAATTAACCCCAGCCCATCTACAGTTTGCCAGAAAACACGTTAAATGGACTGACGATCAATGGGGCTAGTGTCTCTTTTCCGAAGTGCTTTcatagaagaggacgagtctacGGAAGACCTGGAGAATGATTCGCGCAACGCTGCaagaaaacgtggcttttggaggaggttcctGGACATAGAAGACATTTTAGGGGATCATTCACCGCAGCTGCCTCTGTGTATTGGCCAGCGCGTAGCCCGGATTTAAAACCTATCGAGCATTTATGGAATGAATCAGGAAAGGGAACACCAACCAAAATTTGATAACAACATAGATCACTCATTATAAAACTGAGACGAGTGGTTTTGAGATGCTAAAATGGGAGCTACAGATTTTTGCTAAAAACTGTTGACTTATCACCTAGTTTGCTGAGATTGATTCCATATATTCAACAAGAAAAGACTTTGCACAAATTACACAGCatcatctatttttttaagtCAGGTTTTTTTTCAACAGACCACTcgaaataaattctgatataaCTCGtgaaagaagaattttttgacatttaaaGCAGCGAAATCGTCATTCCAAAACTATCAGTTTCTTGCGTAAGTTGAGCTAGGGTCTTATCTATCAGTAATTACCGATTTTCCAAGATCATATTGAGAGGAAAGCTCCACACACTCAACCTTTACAAAATGCCACATTTTTTTGAAGCTTTAAATCAGTGAGGCTCTGTTGGAAAAGGATATATAAATAGTCAGACAAACGGTTTCAGTTAAGATTAAACATTGTTATTATcgatattcaaaaatttaagaATCTTAGTACAAGGTAAAAGTccaatttgactggactataaaatTATCACTTTATACAAGTGtgagattcgactttaaatgaaaaaaaaacattcagagcataaaaatatgcaaaattggACCTTACACCAATAGTCCTATGGATTAGTACTAAGATATAACATACGGGGGCTATtcgaattgtttattttcaaagcgCATGCattctaatattaattatgaaaaaaaaactatttttacgTAATCAATTCATgcgtttttttctattattcagTTATCGAAACTACGATCAAATCGTCAACCTATAACCCCtcgtttatttatatatatatatatatatatatatatatatatatatatatatatatatatatatatatatatatatatataaacaattttatatacgagttgtgaacaaaaaattcgacaaaatgGATTCGAAAAAAGGGTCTCAGCGGAGTGTCGAAATCTTCTAGAATTGCAGTTCGGAGGCCGGGAAGGGCGCGTGGTCTATTCATTCCTGAAATGACGAATGTTCGTGAGTGTTTGATTTTTGTCCATTTGAGTCAGTCCTCGAGCATTTCCAGAATAATTTGGCCCGTCACGTGACCCATAAAAAGTACGGACCACCACGAGACCCGCCTACACACACACCCTCGACAGGTTTTGAATGAAGACGTGGGGATTCTGGTCGTTCCGGTACGCGTAGTTATGTTCAGCTTCAAACCaccacaaaatggaatgctgCAACGGCGGATCATCATTGACATCATCCTCGTGAAGTGCGTGAAGGAGACGCGGACGATAAACTCGATGGTACATAAGTTTTATAATTCGTCGGCGCCATTTTCTCGTTAGTTGTTACATATACCTGTCGTACAGAACgtggcgcgtcggcaacagagcccgtttttaagaatctCTTTCTTGAAGCGTAAACTTGTAGACACAACTGTCTTATTTTTGGATAGCTTTACCTGACTTCAAACGTTCTAAAGATAAGCTCGTGTTTATAATGGAACATTTTTATAcagatttgattttaaaaaagagGTAGGCGAGATAGCGCGAATAATCTTGACGTGGAAGTACGAGCCGAACGTGAATCATTTTCAAGATCTTCTCGATTATCTTTAAAACGCTTGAATAATATATAACTCATGGACACGACGACATTCATTGTCGTACACTTATTTGAGGcgacggctacactggtttgtctacagaaaCGACAAGAATCGCATTTGAAAGATTAGGTTAAACAGCTGATACAGTTTCTACTATCACTTCAAATAGTGTTTccaattcaataattcaaaaggTATTAAACAGAAAACTTAATACCGAATGTGAAAGAGAACGAATTGCCTAAATGATGATTTGCAATTGGATGCAACAGTGCGCATCTTCTGATACGTATATAGTCGCCCAAACAAAATAAGAGCTTCTGCTGATGACGTTACATTGTTCTGAAGAGATACTTAAAGATCGAAACCGGTTTAGGGAATTGATAGTTTTTAGAGATAAAAGGAGATTCATTTGATTGGAATATCTTTGTACGGAGTTATAGATTGACATTTATGTTAATAATGTTAATTCACACTCACAAAATCCAACCGTGCATGATGTTCCTTTGAAAACTCTATCTGCTCGTAAAACGTTGCCTTCTTGATCTTCTACCAACACTCCCAATCCTAAATTTCTTCCTCTAGTCCAAGCTTTGGTCGCCGGTTTTATGCTTAATTCCACCCATTTGGCTGTTTCCGAAATGACTCTGCTATCGGACAGGCGTTTCTTAACTGAAACCAAATCAggatataagaaattttaattatttcccaaGGATTCCGAGGCTATCGTCGGATACGGTTTTTGAGCTGATCGTCGGTTGTTTCTCACTATTCCAATAGATGCTCTAATCGCAATTTCTGAAAATGACAATCTCACGAGTTAGAGACAACCGACAAACAGCTCAAAAACAGTATTTTAACGATTTTAAGGTTAGGAACTGGGTTATAACAGCGTGCGGCATATCGTTTCTGATACAACATTTAAAATCgacactttttattatattagacAAAATCTAACTTCCCCATTTCGTATCCAGAAGCAAGACCATGTGAAAGCACCCTTGATTGTCAATGACAAAGAAATTTTAAGCTACACCTGTTGTGGGAAAGTTGTGGCAACCATAATCTGGTAATCTTATGGTGTTATCCTTCTTGATTGCCCATAACTATGTCAAGTAAAGGGAAGACCCCCAACGTCAAGGATCTGGCATGTTGAGTCTAGGTATGACGATGTCAGATAGTTTGGTCCAGCGCAACGTAATGTCTTTCCAGCAAAAGGTTTTCGTTTGGTACTGAATCCACTTTCACATCGCACGTACAAAGTTTATATCTGAAGCATATCGGCGCTTCCTTGAGCcgtacaaatatataaaaatccaAGGAAACGAAGTCTGGGTTCTAGTGCGGCTGTTCCAGGATCTCAAAGTCGAATCTGTTGATTGTTTCTATGGGTTTCTATGGTGGATGATTGGGTGCAATCTGATAGCGGAACTGACATGTTTCAGATGTTGTGATCGTGATTCAATTCCGCATTAATCTGAGCCTGCAGCCGTCTCCTATAAAGGATAAAAATTGGGattgtttccaaatttttcgcagtgccacatctgtttaatctcaattgcaAAATCCACGTATTTGGCCAGTTTCTCTTGATGTTTGTTGAGAAGATTGTCTTCGATAATGCTGTTTCGACGAGAAGGACTGAACGACTCGTCTATCAACCACCATGACGCCAGGCATGTTATTCTTCACTATTTTATTGTAGTTGGATAGCTATCCGTCTATGGAAAGAGTATTCTGCTAGTAAGAcattctggaaccgttggcgataatACACCACGACAACACGAACTGTTTGGGCGCGTTTTTAGAGATCGGAACTGCAAGACCTTCACAAACCGGGAATGAGGTTCGCGAGTCTACTTGTAGGAATAGGATCGAGTACTTTGTTATGGTAGATCATCTATTTATAAGTGTTAAAAGAATATGGAAACTTTTTGCTCACCTCTACGTTTTTTCAACGACTTGGTATACCAATAGATGCTGATCCTcaacaatttttcttcttcggATGTACCTAAAACGTCACAATCTGGTTTGTCGTTATTTGTTTTCGTATTGTTATCAGGTAGTCGGTATAACCTCAAAGTAGCCGTCGCTATGTTCGCGTTTCGGGATTCCGAAAAAAGATCGAAGTTGAAATAGAGATTCATGACGTCGTCATCTTTCCAAAGATCTTGATCCGTATTAACTGGTATGTCACCTATAAATATCAAGTTAAGTTATACGTCAAAGATCTAAGTTTATTAGGGAATAGGCAAAAATAATCAAAGCTCCAAGTTGTTGATTAgggaataagtaaaaataatcaaagCTCCAAGTCGTTGATTAGGGAATAAgtaaaaacaatcaaatatcCAAGTTGTTGATTAGGGAATAAGTAAAAAGAATCAAATATCCAAGTTGTTGATCAGGGAATGGACAAAAAGAATAAAGATACTTTTCAATAAGTTCCGAGACTCACTGGAATAGAGGGAAGAGAGATAGGTGAAGTAGACGAAAACAGTAAAGAAGAATAGCAGATAAGGAAAATATCTGATACTAGAATAATCTACAGGAATTGAGTTACTTCTAAGAATCTTTATACAAAGAAGATCTATTGAATGTATCAACAATTTACGTATATTGACAAGTGACTTGTTGAAGCGTTCAACATCTGGAAACGTAAGTTTTAGCAGAGTATTCAGATTTTGTCCATATGGAAGTGTGAGAAACTGCGAAATTCCAGATTTTTACACCTGGaggcgtatgaaatagaagatgaagatctttGGTAGATGCAACCATcccaatttcttcaatttcctaAAGGAATGGATACCGAAGACACTCAGCATCCTAAGTGTCACAGCAATCAAAGGGGGCCCAATAGATCTTTCGACCATACAGCGCGATCCATCAGAAAGTGGTATTATATGGCATGCCTGATCACGCTAGAATAAATGGTTTTATCTCAAAGCTccgaaatatttctaaattctttAGCCTTCGAACTAATGCAGTAAGTTGAGGAATGGAATTTTTAACACAAGAAACAATGTATTGAGGAAAAAAAACTGTATGATGTTGGTAGATCTACAGATAGAAAAACTGGTTTGAACTAATTACCAATCTGCGATGAACACGGATAGAATAATTGTCGGGTTTTTGGaaatatatgtattaaaaaaattttgcagtaaaaccaaaattatcTACGGGGTGTATCTATTAAATCACAAAGTTGGAATTATTTAGATCGTACTTACATGAGGGATAGAAGCTTCGAATTTTCTCGGTAACCGGATCGTCGGTCGAAAAACTCGTTATATTCAGAACTCTCGGTATAATTTGCGATATATTCATCGAATTAGTAGGTACATCGTCTTCCGGTTTCCTTcctatatattttaaaatcgtATCCTTTAATTCCTGGATTCTATTTTCTCTAgatctgaaataaaaacaacttaGTTTTATACAAAGTATCAAATACTAGACAATTATTATACTGTCATTAATAAAACTGTGACCCCATTCCAACGCCGGATGCAGGTTCGTATGGCAATACTGACAGGATATCGAAATTCCGTTATTAATTGGACGGTGCATAGCCCGGATTTGAGTTCTATCGATCATGAACATAACAAATCCTGCACCAGCCATGAAATCGGGATTAAATACATTCGAGGAAGGTCCAAGAAGTATTTTGCCTGACCCTATAcagcaaatgtttcaaatttgaagattcCCCGtcgttttcagtaaatttgtcaCTCAACTTAAGACACCTATTCCTATCTGTAATGTGTTCTACCTTGGATGTGAGTTAGTCTTCCTGAACGTCCCCTAGGTGTGAAATATATACCCTTGACCTACCCAATTCGATACTGACAATATGCACCAAATGAATTTTTAGCAAGGTTTAAAAGAAGTAAATGATATTATACTTGATGCGTATGAGTTGTCCCataaagaaaaccaaaaatgttAGCGATATTTCCTGGTTGAAAAACGGTACATCTTCAACAGAGCAAAGTCTTCAGAGGTAACCAGAGAACTGCTGACAATAAAGAAATTGGAAGAACCTGGAAGAGTATGAGATAGAAGCAGCTGCAGTCACCCCACGTTCTGGACTTTCTAAACAGATCAGCTGTCAATTCTGGATGCCCCAGTATCGCAGAAAGAAAGGGGGATATAATTATTCCTTTGGATCGTACTGTAATCTCTTTCAAGAGCAacacaatcattccaacgcttctctaacttctcgatgccgtgcttgtagaaggcaTCAATTACAGTAGTTGCTTCTTCATTTGGCCTGAATTTCTAGCTAGTAGttactgggggccagatctggactatgcggtggataaggaagcaattctttcaatttaaccatcgttgtcaTCGATTTGTGGATCGGTGCGTTGGATTGgggaaacagtggttttttcttcgacatatgaggccgtttttccattaattttgttttcaaacgatccaacaactctatgtagtattctcTATAgcttgtctctcccttttggaaatagtcgatgaacaatattacatgtgcatcccaaaatactgaagtcaTAACCTTctcagctgactgttgtgcctttggacgcttcgaacGTGGTTCACTAAGCGCAGTGTACTCAGTAGATGattgttttgattccggagtgaaagTATAGATTCATTTTTCATCCTTTGTCATATATCAACTCAAAAAACATGGCCACAAAACTGCTCAGAATCATCAACTCGTTGGTTTTGATCGAAAAAAGCTTCCTCATGGTCAAACGTTCATGCTTAATTGTGAACTAACTGCCTCCTGGTATCCATATGGCCTCAgttatctcacgcaatttcaatttacaattagaaataaccaatttgtagactttttgatgttttttggagtaattacttcaattggacgaccagaacgttcaccatcttcgatgtctgtacgaccacgtttaaatttagcaaaccaataacaaacgGTTCTCTTCGATGGATGAGATtctggataacacttttgaagacATTGCTGAGCTTCTACAGTATTTGTCTCATcaaaaagcaatgataaattaacaaacgaaattattttgaaaataacgaaaaaagcttcacttaaatggctgtcattTTTTCCTGActatcgaaatgtcatgaaatttgacacattgtcttttgaaagttggtacttcataaacgtcatatggatttaacaatggcagcgccatctgtgtgtcagtcacatgACTTATTGGGAGGCTAAATGGACGATGtccttttttcattatttaagattccttttcgttagatattttttctttatcacaaaaaaaactcaaaaacaacACAGACTATTCATTATAAAGCTGAAACTAGTAACTTTGAGATGCtataatcaaaaaaagaattgaagCTAAGGATTTTTTGCTAGGGACTTTTTGACCACGAGCGTGCGACTTGAGTAAATTTTTTTGCTAACGATTGTAGCTATGATAATGAtgaatataatcgattatttcttgaataaatttcGTAACTTCTCGTACTTAACATGAGGTCAGTGTTATGTctggtaataaaaaaaactatttcgtTTATATTTAAGTTTAATAATGTCAGTTAAGAAATATTAACAAGCTATTGCATAATTTTTGTCTAatcaattttaatgaatatacgTCTGgacagttttttatttcatttattaattttgctGTTTGTATCCGGAATAGTTTTATACAGGGTCGGCTTAAATCGTTCTAATAACGAAAAAAACTCTATAAAGTCCCCCATACCGATTAGACCAGGGTCGATCATTttggaaaccaaaaaaaaactaaaataataggGAGATGGAAAAGGaggaaattatgataaaaacgaaaggaaaaataatttacgagcGATCTGAGGTGAGTTTTTAAgagtaaaaaacggtttatctcgatGTCTGGCAAAAAAGTCAAACAGCAAAGTTGAAGATCCACAACAAGAagtatcaacattttttttcacatgctagaaattaaacaaaaaaggttttttttacgaaattcgGTGACAATTCACCTTTTTATGTCCCAAATACtttgaaatctaattttttttttgaaatattcgtgttttaaactttattttgatttaatatctAGTTTTTAAtcggaaattttttaaaattttattaaataatataatttttttataaattaatataatttttttaaaaagtgtgtGATAGAGAGAGAAAAATGCGTTAtagtgaaaacattttttacaatttatagaaaaaagcTTGTAAgaaataaacacaaataaaacccAATCTAACTATAGAGTATACaaaagaaaactacaatgaataaaaaaattacctgtGAAAATTAACTATACGGTAATCCTGAAATAggtaataatttgatttcaaaatcaatacctattcaaattatttcgaaatgcGTAGatagatttaatttcaattggcaaatgattgtgcattttttcgcaTTGTAAAGTATTAAGCCCTTAACTAAATTTGAACGtcgagtaggtaggtaaaggtcgtgcttcgCAACGATTTTAGGAAGATTTAATCTTTCGAATATTTTGAAGAAGCATCCGCAAtcagccctgctgtttagtctgagtatacagggtgtcccacgacgagttaaaactatctgtatatatggcaaaatacttacagtaaaatgatgaaaatttctacgtttagGTTTTCGGATActatctttttaactaaaatattttcaaatatgtaactttgttattttaaccttgtatattaatacatttttgaaatctacgtaaaattttagtatacttttgtctagaAACTTCTTTCgcaaaatgcatactttttgaattattaatttttttttgaaaaaaatttggccagttgcagacccttataaattgtttttttaagagaatacccttaaatatatgaaaatagtttctattcGGTTGTTTTTAACAAGGTTagatgtatttgaatctatgttgagaaatttatcattttgtactgaatgtattaaaatagaggttctaattaaaaaaattaaaaaaaaattgatatttatgaagtgaaatattgagcattttttatacacatcatgtataaaatgaaaaattttccaacatagattcaaatacgtctgaatttattttatgcatttttcaaaaaaagtttctagacAAAAGCATACCAAAATtctacgtagatttcaaaaatgtattaatctAAAgggtattctatttaaaataacaaagttatcgtcgacttccggtagaaccggaagtcggccatctttgaaaatattttagttaaaaagatcgtatcagGAAACCCAAACGTAAAAATCAGTTTATCATAAGAATTTTGCcatatatatacagatagttttaactcgtcgtgggacaccctgtatactttTACCACGCTATGACAAGTGTCTACAAAATTTCGGGAAATTAATGTAACAGTTGTAGATTGTTGTACCGGGTGGGAAAATTGAAACTGCTGATCTATCCAACCGCTTGATTTCACGTATAGAAAATGATGGACGACATTTTGAACATTCATTTAATGATTTGTTCTCATTGTTAGTAATTATATTCTGTAGGTGTTGCCGGAAAGCCCTTTCAAACaactgtttataaaaatcggctaaGCAGGACCGGACTTAcaggcattttttcataacaaggttcccactctcccccatctCTTATTTGGAAAGATAGAAaacttctaaaataaaaatgtgaaaaaattaatgagaaaatcgATTATGCCACTAAATTGGTTAAATCTCCTTTTCCCAATTTCATATTGTCAAATACGcttactgaaaataatttccacgtttTTCTAAAGGCTATTttcgttataatattttttccctGAAGCTTTAAGCAGTTCTTAGTTGCTCACcaagtacaataaatatttttttttatctatactCAATTAAATAACCAACTTTCTTcatacacctcgtatatatcttTAAGACGAAGAAATTTTCTTAAACTATAATCCGTTATGAAtcaaacaaatgattttttacatgCCCCTATATACGGAACTCGAGCTgctcatattttttgaaactttacgctacaccctgtataaatatagTTGCGGCTaacaactattaaaaatttgaaaatacgaaatttccttacaaaaatgaaatatttagaataatgaCCCGATTTGATTTAGCTgcgaaaaatattatttcgtcAAATATTCCACTTAAGCCGATTCtgttttaatatattatgtttCGATATCAAAAGAATCGTCCAATGGTAGGCAGCGGGTACGATTGCTGATGCTATTGCACCTATGACATTAAAAGGGAACGATTCTAAGGTCATTACACCTGGCTGAAGTCTAGACATccaacattatttaaaaaaaaacacatcaTATGCAGTTGCTTaattacaaataacaaatttatagtAAGTCAAAACACTGGAACTATAATCATAAACGCGGAAGTTATGTAGACAGCTAAAGCTAACCACacactcaatatttttatatcgagTTATTTCATAGAACAATATTCTAATTAAGATACAATGTTTGGTaatctagaaaatcgaaaaattatgcGATTTTGAggaattcttttttaaaatcttcgtgtttacggcggatttataaaaaaaatatgggaaatatctcacctggtgatttcatatagttttatgagtttaaatgttatcataaacgCACTTattcgcatataatcgttcataacttttttacaaagcatcaaaaacagtttatatatatattttttgttaatctacacaaaagaCGAGTTTTTTgggagaaaaaaatgaaaaatgtttgtttatttattttttatctcacttgaagattatatatagttttatgatTTTAGATTCTCTTCAACATTcaagataccattttttgaatggtgaaaattttcaatttttcaaagttcacttttaatattgtacacttgattacaataagtgattttaagaatgtttttgttcatataccTTTAAtgattgattaataaaaaaggtacaaacgattatatgtgagaaaaggtcaattttaagagaagtttttattttttttattgtaaaaacttgataaatcaacatttttgtataaattctcAAAAGATTGATCCCTTcgatatttcaagaaaattcaatCGATTCCAAAAGTTTTTAGAATGTTTAGTTGCGTTTTGTACCtgtcaaataaatttaataaattttttgaaaaatttaatgaaaaactcTCAAAAGTTTGCCAAGCAATTTTCCAGCAGGTAGAATTTTCCCAAAAACTGAGAAATTCTGAACTTTcctggaaaattcaaaaaactgcTCAATAATTTCTGGAGAACTTTTGAAGTATTCTGAAGcagtttcttgaaaaattcaataaaaaacttcCAGAAGGTCTATCAGAATTTGGATAACAtcaaaaatcaagcaaaatctTGATTTTCTGGAGAAAGTTTTGTGATGTTTTGGATCTATCTagaaaattcaagaaattttttgaaaaattcaataaaaaattctcagAAGTTTGATCACGTTTTGGATTTTAAAGAAACGACTAATTTTTTGGTAGCTGttggaaaattataacaatttcatGAAAATCTATGATGTTCTTGATATTTCTGGAAAACTACGccaatttctagaaaaatttaataaaatctcgaaagttttccaattaattttccAGCAggtagaattttctcaaaaacctTGAGACATTCTGGACCTttctggaaaattcaaaaaactccTCAATAATTTCTGGAGAACTTTCAAAGTTTTctgaagcattttttttttaaattcaataaaaaactttcaaaaggTCAATAACATTTTggataatcataaaaaatcaagcaaaatctTGATTTTCTAGAAAGTTTTGTGAAGTTCTGGatctttttggaaaattcaagcAATTTCAATGACTTTCTCAATAACTTTGATGGTAACGTTCTAGatctttttaacaattttatcgaTGACCTCATCACGCTCACATAGATAAAACGATATCCTTACGAATATCctgtttaaatacaaaaatcgaCAGCTTTCAGGATTTTTCCTTAAAGTTCATCATAAACTTCTAGAGCCATAAAACGAAGAGACCGCAAAAAAATTACCCAATGTTTAATATGAGATATTTCATGtaaattatattagttttttatcgaattaaatAGGAACGTATACGAGGGTGGTATGCAAAATTACGAAACAGAAAAAAGCCACTTGGGGCCAAACACATTCCCTAAAACGGTCGCCATCACGTTTCCAATAGAT belongs to Diorhabda carinulata isolate Delta chromosome X, icDioCari1.1, whole genome shotgun sequence and includes:
- the LOC130901849 gene encoding uncharacterized protein LOC130901849 isoform X2, translated to MCVWFLLLNLIALVSAAPGNQRSISADAETSLNKFLNVYLDQIESNGVPEGDLYDTMQGDQPQEENNIQQIGPTTSGDNRNLSIEYSRAMRNRSRENRIQELKDTILKYIGRKPEDDVPTNSMNISQIIPRVLNITSFSTDDPVTEKIRSFYPSCDIPVNTDQDLWKDDDVMNLYFNFDLFSESRNANIATATLRLYRLPDNNTKTNNDKPDCDVLGTSEEEKLLRISIYWYTKSLKKRRVKKRLSDSRVISETAKWVELSIKPATKAWTRGRNLGLGVLVEDQEGNVLRADRVFKGTSCTVGFSTPKPIPTIIVDAVRQTNELDRVRNVLGRNSTSALHSDIYMLPTIDICTLEFPENYTLQSKSRINACNLKKMHEQNQYLVEKDRLERLATLPDLVARPHQRHIRHQRQHMTYDEPTTYDIRSRIIGSKVILKHEDLQNLTNNKLNLSMINR
- the LOC130901849 gene encoding uncharacterized protein LOC130901849 isoform X1 produces the protein MCVWFLLLNLIALVSAAPGNQRSISADAETSLNKFLNVYLDQIESNGVPEGDLYDTMQGDQPQEENNIQQIGPTTSGDNRNLSIEYSRAMRNSQNDPDERSRENRIQELKDTILKYIGRKPEDDVPTNSMNISQIIPRVLNITSFSTDDPVTEKIRSFYPSCDIPVNTDQDLWKDDDVMNLYFNFDLFSESRNANIATATLRLYRLPDNNTKTNNDKPDCDVLGTSEEEKLLRISIYWYTKSLKKRRVKKRLSDSRVISETAKWVELSIKPATKAWTRGRNLGLGVLVEDQEGNVLRADRVFKGTSCTVGFSTPKPIPTIIVDAVRQTNELDRVRNVLGRNSTSALHSDIYMLPTIDICTLEFPENYTLQSKSRINACNLKKMHEQNQYLVEKDRLERLATLPDLVARPHQRHIRHQRQHMTYDEPTTYDIRSRIIGSKVILKHEDLQNLTNNKLNLSMINR
- the LOC130901849 gene encoding uncharacterized protein LOC130901849 isoform X3, which encodes MCVWFLLLNLIALVSAAPGNQRSISADAETSLNKFLNVYLDQIESNGVPEGDLYDTMQGDQPQEENNIQQIGPTTSGDNRNLSIEYSRAMRNSQNDPDERSRENRIQELKDTILKYIGRKPEDDVPTNSMNISQIIPRVLNITSFSTDDPVTEKIRSFYPSCDIPVNTDQDLWKDDDVMNLYFNFDLFSESRNANIATATLRLYRLPDNNTKTNNDKPDCDVLGTSEEEKLLRISIYWYTKSLKKRRVKKRLSDSRVISETAKWVELSIKPATKAWTRGRNLGLGVLVEDQEGNVLRADRVFKGTSCTPHQNPSPPLSLMQSVKQTNWTEFVTYLDAIQHQPYIVTYICYQQ